In the Candidatus Hydrogenedentota bacterium genome, CGGCGCGGCCATCGCCGCCGAAATCGCCACCATGAAGGTGCAGGAGGAGATAGACGCCCTGCGCGGCATGGGCATCAATGTGGCGCAGTACCTCGTGTCTCCCAAGCTGCTGGGGCTCCTGGTGGCGCTGCCCTGCCTGACGGCGCTGGGCATGCTCTCGGGCACCCTGGGCGGCGCGCTCTGGGGTGTGGGCATCCTGGGGTTCCGCCCATACATCTGGTACAACCAGACCCTGGGCGCGGCGGAGCTGAACGACTTCGTGCAGGGCATGCTCAAGGCGCTGTCCTTCGCGGTGGCGATCTCGCTCATCGGCTGTCATAATGGTTTCCGGGTCACGGGCGGGTCGCGCGGCGTCGGCCGCATGACGACCCGCGCCGTGGTCATGGACATCTTCATGCTGATCACCATTGACATCGTCTTCGCGGCGATCTTCTACTATGTGCTGGACTGACCCATGGCTGAGGGCAACGACAACGGCGTGATCATCGAGGTGCGGGACCTGGTGACCCATTACGGGGACACCCGGGTGCTCGACGGGATCACGTTTGACGTGCGGCGCGGCGAGATCTTCATGATCGTCGGCGCGAGCGGCTGCGGCAAGACCACGCTGCTCAAGCACCTGTGCGGCCTGCTGCGCCCCACGTCCGGGAGCATCCTCTTCCAGAACCGGGACGTCGCCGCGATGGACGAGGACGAGCTGGCGGTCATGCAGCGGTCCATCGGCATCGCGTTCCAGTCGAGCGGCCTGTTCAACTCCATGACCGTCGGCGAGAACGTCGCCATGCCCATGGCGGAGTACAACGCCGTGACGCCCGACCTGGTGGACTCGCTGGTGCGGATGAAGCTCAGCCTCGTCGGGCTGTCGGCGGCGCAGAACACCATGCCCAGCGACCTGTCCGGCGGCATGCGCAAGCGGGCGGGGCTCGCCCGCGCCATGGCCGTGGACCCCGACCTCGTGTACTTTGACGAGCCCTCCGCCGGGCTGGACCCGATCATGGCGGCCGGGCTCGACGAGCTGGTGGTCAAGCTGAACCGGCTGCTGGGCATGACCTTCGTCATCGTGACCCACGAGCTGGACTCGATCCGGCTGGCCGCCCACCGGGTGCTCATGCTGGACCGGGGCCGGATCATCTTTCTCGGGACCGTGGAGGAGGCGGAGAAGAGCGGCGTGGAGCGGGTGCGGCAGTTCTTCGAGCGGCGGCCCGACGACCACATTACCCAGACCATGCTGGCGGGATAGGAACAGCGCAAGGAACAGGACAAAGTGGCCACGCGAAAACAGAAAGTGAAGGTGGGCGTCTTCCTCATCGCCTGCCTGGCCCTCATCGTGGGCGGCGCCATGCTCATCAAGGGCATGTACCACGACCCCGGCGAGGAGTACACCCTCGAGTTCGACGAGTCGGTCCTCGGCCTCTACGAGGGCGGGATGGTCGAGTACCTAGGCGTGCCCGTGGGCAAGGTGCGGAACATCCGGGTCACCGAGAGTCAGAAGGCCCTCGTCGAGATCCTCATCAACCCCGAGAAGGTGACGCTGCGCAAGGGCGTGGAGGGCCAGCTCGTCCTGTACAGCATCGCCGCGGGCACCATGGCCATCAGCCTCAGCGGCGGCGAGTCCGACGGCCCCGTGCTCCCCGGGATGAGCCGCATCCCCACCAAGACCTCGACCATCGAGGCCATCAGCTCGCAGATCACCGACATCATGGCCCAGCTTAATGACATTGCGGGAAAGGTCAGCGACCGGCTCGACGCGCTGCCCGAGGAGGACATTCGGGAGGTCGTGGAGCGGGTCAAGAACCTGCTGAAGAAGGGCGAGGGGGTCATGGACGAGGGCGGGAAACTCGCCACGGAGACCACCGAGACGGTCAAGGCCCTCCGCGAGGACGCCCGCCGCGTGGTGGACGCCCTGGAGGCGCGCAGCGCCGACCTCCAGAGCCTCGCGAAGGAGATGGAGTCCCTGGTCAGGACGGCGAATGAGAAGATGGGCGCCGTGGACGTGGCGGACACCCAGGCGCGCGTCCAGAAGGCCCTCGACGCCGTCACCTCCCTCTCGGCCTCGGTCGAGGCCTCCATGGAGCAGCTCGACACCGTCACCAAGGACGTGCTGCACGAGACGGACAACGTGGAGCACAGCCTGCGCTCCACGATGAAGGAACTGACCGAGGCCTTTGAAAGCCTGCGCCTCCTGATGGACCAGCTCAAGGCCGACCCGTCCCAGCTGGTGCGCGGCAAGTCCGTTTTCCGGCAGGCCCCGAAATGAGAGCGCAACCGACAGGACAGGGAACCATGGCGGAGAGACACATGCTACGGACAATGGCGGTCCTGCTGGCCGCGGCGGCGCTGGGGACTCTCCCGGCCGGGTGCCTCGGCCCCCGCACCCTGATGGAAACCCGCCAGTTCCTGCTGGCGCCGGCGCCGGGGGAGGCCCCCGCCCTGGCCGATTCCGGGAACACCCTGGGCATCCGCCCCCTGGCCGCGGCCCTGCCCTACGACCTGCGCATGGCCGTTCTGGCGGAGGACGGGACCCTGGGCTATCTGCCCCATGACAAATGGGCGGAGCGGCCCGAGACGGCCCTCACGCGCTCGCTCTCCGACATGCTGCGGGCCACCGCGCGCTATGCGGACGTCGGCGACGCCGCCGAGATGGTGCGCCCCTCCCTGATTCTCACGGGCGAGCTGCGCGCCCTGCGGCTGAACCGCGCCGTCTCCCCCGCCACCGCCGAGGTGGAGGT is a window encoding:
- a CDS encoding ATP-binding cassette domain-containing protein, producing the protein MAEGNDNGVIIEVRDLVTHYGDTRVLDGITFDVRRGEIFMIVGASGCGKTTLLKHLCGLLRPTSGSILFQNRDVAAMDEDELAVMQRSIGIAFQSSGLFNSMTVGENVAMPMAEYNAVTPDLVDSLVRMKLSLVGLSAAQNTMPSDLSGGMRKRAGLARAMAVDPDLVYFDEPSAGLDPIMAAGLDELVVKLNRLLGMTFVIVTHELDSIRLAAHRVLMLDRGRIIFLGTVEEAEKSGVERVRQFFERRPDDHITQTMLAG
- a CDS encoding MCE family protein; amino-acid sequence: MATRKQKVKVGVFLIACLALIVGGAMLIKGMYHDPGEEYTLEFDESVLGLYEGGMVEYLGVPVGKVRNIRVTESQKALVEILINPEKVTLRKGVEGQLVLYSIAAGTMAISLSGGESDGPVLPGMSRIPTKTSTIEAISSQITDIMAQLNDIAGKVSDRLDALPEEDIREVVERVKNLLKKGEGVMDEGGKLATETTETVKALREDARRVVDALEARSADLQSLAKEMESLVRTANEKMGAVDVADTQARVQKALDAVTSLSASVEASMEQLDTVTKDVLHETDNVEHSLRSTMKELTEAFESLRLLMDQLKADPSQLVRGKSVFRQAPK